From one Flavobacteriales bacterium genomic stretch:
- a CDS encoding citrate synthase — MSEKAQIILNGKTYEFPVFTGSEGEKAIDISKLRDETGYITLDFGYKNTGATTSAITFLDGEEGILSYRGYPIEQLAEKASFVEVSYLLLFGELPNKKQLDEFEGNIRYHSLVHEDMKHFFEFFPSNAHPMGILSAMVNSLSTFYPRSQDPHRPQPQVMRTIYRLIAKMPTLAAISYKNNLGHPYMYPNNKLGYVENFLHMMFALPTEDYKVDPVVANALNTLLILHADHEQNCSTSTVRIVGSSQANLYSAVSAGIAALWGPLHGGANQEVIEMLETIRNDGGDIQKWVDKAKDKNDPFRLFGFGHRVYKNFDPRAKIIKKSCDEVLKKMGVNDPVLEIAKQLEEIALKDDYFISRKLYPNVDFYSGIIYRAIGIPTRMFTVMFALGRLPGWIAQWMEMVQNKEPIGRPRQIYTGATKRDYVALKDRK, encoded by the coding sequence ATGAGCGAGAAGGCGCAGATCATCCTCAACGGCAAGACCTACGAGTTCCCTGTATTCACCGGCAGCGAAGGCGAGAAGGCCATCGATATCAGCAAACTGCGCGACGAGACCGGCTACATCACGCTCGACTTCGGCTATAAGAACACCGGCGCCACCACCAGCGCCATCACCTTCCTCGATGGCGAGGAGGGCATCCTGAGCTACCGCGGCTACCCCATCGAGCAACTGGCCGAGAAAGCGAGCTTCGTCGAGGTGAGCTACCTGTTGCTCTTCGGTGAGCTTCCGAACAAGAAGCAGCTCGATGAGTTCGAGGGAAACATCCGCTACCACTCGCTGGTGCACGAGGACATGAAGCACTTCTTCGAGTTCTTCCCGAGCAATGCCCACCCCATGGGCATCCTCTCGGCGATGGTGAACTCGCTGAGCACATTCTACCCGCGCAGCCAGGACCCGCACCGGCCGCAGCCGCAGGTGATGCGCACCATTTACCGGCTCATCGCCAAGATGCCGACGCTGGCGGCCATCAGCTACAAGAACAACCTTGGCCACCCCTACATGTACCCCAACAACAAATTGGGCTACGTGGAGAACTTCCTGCACATGATGTTCGCCCTGCCCACCGAGGATTACAAGGTGGATCCCGTGGTGGCCAACGCGCTGAACACGCTGCTGATCCTGCATGCTGACCATGAGCAGAACTGCAGCACCAGCACGGTGCGCATCGTGGGCAGCAGCCAGGCCAACCTCTACAGTGCCGTGAGCGCGGGCATCGCGGCACTCTGGGGACCATTGCACGGCGGCGCCAACCAGGAAGTGATCGAGATGCTCGAGACCATCCGCAACGATGGCGGCGACATCCAGAAGTGGGTGGACAAGGCCAAGGACAAGAATGACCCTTTCCGCCTCTTCGGCTTCGGGCACCGCGTGTACAAGAACTTCGACCCGCGCGCCAAGATCATCAAGAAGAGCTGCGATGAGGTGCTGAAGAAGATGGGCGTGAATGACCCCGTGCTCGAGATCGCCAAGCAATTGGAGGAGATTGCGCTGAAGGACGATTACTTCATCAGCCGCAAGCTCTACCCGAATGTCGATTTCTACAGCGGCATCATCTACCGCGCCATCGGGATCCCCACCCGCATGTTCACCGTGATGTTCGCGCTCGGACGCCTGCCCGGCTGGATCGCGCAATGGATGGAGATGGTGCAGAACAAGGAGCCCATCGGCCGCCCGCGCCAGATCTATACCGGTGCCACCAAGCGCGATTACGTCGCCCTGAAGGACCGGAAGTAG
- a CDS encoding thioredoxin family protein: MQTRIITLALTGLLATSLIAQDPKPAPAGGIQWMSMEQAQAAAKKSPKPLFVDVYTSWCGPCRMLDARTFSDARVADYVNKHFYPVKFNAESGDPVTFKGQKFENPDYNPAMRQGRNGTHQLTMAIANVQGRIAYPTIVYLDSDLNVLAPVQGLMDPPQIEPILHYFGEGHYKAQEYQAFLSGFKAKWAAP; encoded by the coding sequence ATGCAAACCCGCATCATCACCCTCGCCCTCACGGGCCTGTTGGCCACCAGCCTCATCGCTCAGGACCCGAAGCCCGCGCCAGCAGGCGGCATCCAATGGATGAGCATGGAGCAGGCCCAAGCCGCCGCCAAGAAGAGCCCCAAGCCGCTGTTCGTGGATGTGTACACCAGCTGGTGCGGCCCCTGCCGCATGCTCGATGCCCGCACCTTCAGCGATGCCCGCGTGGCCGATTACGTGAACAAGCACTTCTATCCGGTGAAGTTCAATGCCGAGAGCGGCGACCCGGTGACCTTCAAAGGGCAGAAGTTCGAGAACCCGGACTACAACCCGGCCATGAGGCAGGGACGCAACGGCACCCACCAGCTCACCATGGCCATCGCCAATGTGCAGGGCCGCATCGCCTACCCCACGATCGTTTACCTGGACAGCGACCTCAATGTGCTGGCGCCGGTGCAGGGGCTGATGGACCCGCCGCAGATCGAGCCCATCCTGCACTACTTCGGCGAAGGCCACTACAAGGCCCAGGAGTACCAGGCCTTCCTGAGCGGCTTCAAGGCCAAGTGGGCGGCGCCCTGA